A window from Malassezia japonica chromosome 1, complete sequence encodes these proteins:
- the RSM24 gene encoding 37S ribosomal protein S24, mitochondrial (COG:J; BUSCO:EOG09264KIV; EggNog:ENOG503P1QX) — translation MALLCGVRAGVAPPTLARAFHVSAASQAKPRRQRNRNNPFALSAMKHFQYDDIPTHGHMKLQKQRQLLEYYRLLQNELPQLKQFHEPFQPAPASHILNFQFTHYQGEAHPGARKVVLNVDIKDLFGANVLKTPAAKHKFLLLAGARWQAPSFAAVQTLNDALASGSDALAKAYESQPLGSLKISCSANPHESQNMKWCSDVLDRMIAEAQAEPTFGDIPLDVRPYIKSEARGGRTRMPSISDYPKEWL, via the exons ATGGCCCTTTTGTGCGGTGTGCGGGCGGgggtcgcgccgccgacccTTGCGCGCGCCTTTCATGTGAGTGCGGCGAGCCAGGCCAagccgcggcggcagcggaaTCGCAACAATCCCTTTGCGCTGAGTGCGATGAAGCACTTTCAGTACGACGATATTCCGACGCATGGGCACATGAAGCTCCAGAAGCAGcggcagctcctcgagtaCTACCGGCTGCTGCAGAACGAGCTTCCCCAGCTGAAGCAGTTCCACGAGCCGTTCCAGCCCGCACCTGCGTCACACATCCTCAACTTTCAGTTTACGCACTACCAAGGCGAGGCGCATcccggcgcgcgcaaggtCGTGCTGAACGTCGACATCAAGGACCTCTTTGGCGCAAATGTCCTCAAAACGCCCGCGGCCAAGCACAAGTTTCTGCTGCTTGCCGGCGCGCGGTGGCAGGCGCCGAGCTTTGCGGCGGTGCAGACGCTgaacgacgcgctcgcgtccggcagcgacgcgcttgcgAAGGCGTACGAGAGCCAGCCCCTTGGCTCGCTCAAGatctcgtgcagcgcaaacCCCCACGAGTCCCAAAACATGAAGTGGTGCAGCGATGTGCTGGACCGCATGATTGCCGAGGCCCAG GCCGAGCCGACCTTTGGCGATATCCCGCTGGATGTGCGCCCCTATATCAAGTcggaggcgcgcggcggccgcacgcgcatGCCGAGCATTTCCGACTACCCGAAAGAGTGGCTCTAG
- a CDS encoding uncharacterized protein (BUSCO:EOG092655SO; EggNog:ENOG503P4NR; COG:A), whose amino-acid sequence MAREESIAGFQVLPVQYGKVGGIGKPVHAMYIRAHTGAEDDERLPGGRTLFVVNLPTDTTRGMLRDLFRKAGAVHSVTIHDIKGAQLTSDDEDEDEDEDEEGEAPTGRGKNQPPKLQPLPALEPNVLLASGSTAHVVFLDASSLERALQLPARYASKPYAWPQPGKEAVEEEDAPKKKPRRANESRLVGLPYLLESYRMHRPDHGRVKEHVDSAIARYAWIREHPQWLLEQRLHGNKTTSAGVGIEGVSVGPDGELLDADGFTIVQKGAKYGRSGGGEGGGGSFAAITPEFEELMRENPDKKKSKELTDFYRFQFREKKRQQFATLRAQFEADKQKIAARKSSMRFKPY is encoded by the exons atggcgcgcgaggagtCGATCGCTGGATTTCAGGTGCTGCCGGTGCAGTACGGCAAGGTCGGCGGCATCGGCAAGCCGGTGCACGCCATGTACATCCGTGCGCATACGGGGGCGgaagacgacgagcgcctgccggGCGGACGCACACTTTTCGTCGTAAACCTGCCGACGGACACGACACGCGgcatgctgcgcgacctgtTTCGCAAGGCAGGCGCCGTGCACTCGGTGACGATTCACGATATCAAGGGCGCACAGCTCACAAgtgacgacgaggacgaggacgaggacgaggacgaagaaGGAGAGGCGCCGACAGGCCGCGGCAAGAACCAGCCGCCCAAGCTGCAGCCCTtgccggcgctcgagccaaACGTGCTCCtggcctcgggctcgacgGCGCATGTCGTGTTCCTTGATGCAtcctcgctcgagcgcgcatTGCAGCTCCCGGCACGCTACGCATCCAAGCCCTATGCCTGGCCGCAGCCGGGCAAGGAGGCCGTCGAAGAGGAGGATGCACCGAAAAAgaagccgcggcgcgcaaacgagtcgcgcctcgtcggacTGCCATACCTCTTGGAAAGCTACCGCATGCACCGCCCCGACCACGGCCGCGTCAAGGAGCATGTCGACTCGGCGATTGCGCGCTACGCGTGGATCCGCGAGCACCCGCAATGGCTgctggagcagcgcctgcacggcAACAAGACGACGAGTGCCGGCGTCGGTATCGAGGGCGTGAGTGTCGGCCccgacggcgagctccTGGATGCCGATGGCTTCACCATTGTCCAGAAGGGTGCCAAGTACGGTCgctccggcggcggcgaagGTGGCGGCGGCTCCTTTGCGGCCATCACGCCCGAGTTTGAGGAGTTGATGCGCGAGAACCCCGACAAGAAAAAGTCGAAAGAGCTCACCGACTTTTACCGCTTCCAGTTCCGCGAAAAGAAGCGCCAAC AATTTGCCACGCTCCGCGCCCAGTTCGAGGCGGACAAGCAAAAGATTGCTGCGCGCAagtcgtcgatgcgcttcAAACC TTACTAG
- the MCM6 gene encoding DNA helicase (COG:L; BUSCO:EOG09260JT9; EggNog:ENOG503NVZM) — MDMDSGSFANEATSAAPNPESTSEPTAPRVRPPTMQKMDEIPVVTDGTGERVRESFRAFLESFSAATEDGRKSQHPTYIEQLFAMRDFGRLTLYVDFRHILQHDEVLADAISDQYYRFLPFLRRALVDLVNSYIPGYLYLNAHVASTASSGLVPRDFALSFYNLSIVSGIRSLHTDKVGKLLAISGTVTRTSEVRPELLFGTFTCMECKSTVYDVEQQFRYTEPIMCRNPLCQNRTNWELDVEKSRFCDWQKVRIQENANEIPTGSMPRSMEVVLRSEIVERAKAGDKCTFTGTFIVIPDVSQMGVPGVNAQIQRQTQTSSGRATEGISNQGVTGLKTLGVRDLTYKTAFLACMVQGADARSENIAGSMDDDIEDAETVLDGLTEEEREELEAMVVHADIYPRLVQSMAPTMYGHEIIKKGILLQLMGGVHKQTKDGINLRGDINICIVGDPSTSKSQFLKYVCGFMPRAVYTSGKASSAAGLTAAVVRDEETGEFTIEAGALMLADNGICAIDEFDKMDLSDQVAIHEAMEQQTISIAKAGIQATLNARTSILAAANPIGGRYNRKQTLRANVAMSAPIMSRFDLFFVVLDECNESVDWNIAQHIVNIHRFRDAAIAPEFSTEALQRYIRYARTFQPKLTPEASDLLVEKYLQLRQDDAGGSIGRNSYRITVRQLESMVRLSEAIARANCRTEITPAFVREAFSLLRQSIIHVEKDDIAIDEEEPEEEELAPQDFIEERESRKRITYDQYMQYVNLLVLRVNEIERETQRGVTRSALIEWFLEQHEHEIETVQQLNEERALLDRVINKLIKDGYLVELPEDDEEVIQGMAPARRLMVHPQVDVDSL; from the exons ATGGACATGGACTCGGGAAGCTTTGCGAATGAGGCGACGAGTGCGGCGCCCAACCCCGAGTCTACGTCCGAGCCGACGGCtccgcgcgtgcgcccgcCGACGATGCAAAAGATGGACGAAATTCCTGTCGTGACCGACGGCACTGGTGAGCGTGTGCGCGAGAGCTTCCGTGCATTTCTAGAGAG TTTTTCGGCGGCTACCGAGGATGGTCGCAAGTCGCAGCATCCCACGTACATTGAGCAGCTCTTTGCGATGCGTGACTTTGGCCGCCTGACACTCTATGTCGACTTTCGGCATATTCTCCagcacgacgaggtgctggcAGATGCGATCAGCGATCAGTACTACCGTTTCCTCCCCTTTCTCCGTCGTGCGCTGGTCGACTTGGTGAATTCGTACATTCCCGGCTACCTCTACCTGAATGCACATGTGGCCTCGACTGCGTCCTCTGGGCTGGTTCCCCGCGACTTTGCGCTGTCGTTCTATAACCTGTCGATCGTGTCCGGCATCCGGTCGCTGCACACTGACAAGGTCGGCAAGCTCCTTGCCATCTCGGGCACGGTCACGCGCACGTCTGAAGTGCGCCCCGAGCTGCTTTTTGGCACCTTTACGTGTATGGAGTGCAAGTCGACCGTGTATGACGTCGAGCAACAGTTCCGGTACACGGAGCCGATCATGTGCCGCAACCCCCTCTGCCAAAACCGGACCAACTGGGAGCTGGACGTGGAAAAAAGCCGCTTTTGTGACTGGCAAAAAGTCCGCATCCAAGAGAACGCGAACGAGATCCCTACTGGATCCATGCCACGCAGCATGGAAGTCGTTCTGCGCTCTGAGATTGTGGAGCGTGCCAAGGCCGGCGACAAGTGTACCTTTACTGGTACCTTTATTGTCATTCCCGACGTGTCGCAGATGGGTGTGCCCGGCGTGAATGCGCAGATCCAGCGGCAGACGCAGACCTCGTCCGGCCGCGCGACCGAAGGCATTTCCAACCAGGGTGTCACCGGCCTCAAGACGCTCGGTGTGCGTGACCTTACGTACAAGACTGCGTTCCTTGCCTGCATGGTGCAaggcgccgatgcgcgctCCGAAAATATCGCCGGCTCGATGGACGATGATATTGAAGATGCCGAGACTGTGCTGGACGGCCTTACTGAGgaagagcgcgaggagctcgaggcgatggtCGTCCACGCCGACATTTACCCTCGCCTTGTGCAGAGCATGGCGCCGACCATGTACGGCCACGAGATCATCAAAAAAGGTATCCTGTTGCAGCTCATGGGCGGTGTGCACAAGCAGACCAAGGACGGGATCAATCTGCGTGGTGATATCAACATCTGCATTGTCGGCGACCCTAGTACGAGCAAGTCGCAGTTCCTCAAGTATGTGTGTGGCTTTatgccgcgcgcggtgtACACGTCCGGCAAAGCTTCGTCTGCCGCCGGTCTTACTGCGGCCGTGGTGCGTGACGAGGAGACGGGCGAGTTTACCATCGAGGCAGGTGCCTTGATGCTTGCCGACAATGGCATTTGTGCGATTGACGAGTTTGACAAAATGGACCTGTCCGACCAAGTCGCGATCCACGAAGCGATGGAGCAGCAGACGATCTCGATTGCCAAGGCCGGCATCCAGGCCACGCTCAacgcacgcacctcgaTTCTCGCTGCCGCGAACCCGATTGGCGGTCGCTACAACCGCAAgcagacgctgcgtgcAAATGTCGCGATGAGTGCGCCGATCATGTCGCGTTTCGACCTGTTCTttgtcgtgctcgacgagtgCAACGAGTCGGTGGACTGGAACATTGCGCAGCACATTGTCAACATCCACCGTTTCCGTGACGCGGCGATTGCACCCGAGTTttcgaccgaggcgctccagcgctACATCCGCTACGCGCGCACCTTCCAGCCGAAGCTCACGCCCGAAGCGAGTGACCTGCTTGTGGAAAAGTacctgcagctgcgccaggacgATGCGGGCGGCTCGATCGGCCGCAACTCGTACCGCATCACTGTGCGTCAGCTCGAGAGCATGGTGCGTCTCAGCGAGGCAATTGCCCGTGCCAACTGCCGCACCGAGATTACGCCCGCATTTGTGCGCGAGGCCTTTTCGCTTTTGCGCCAGTCGATCATCCACGTCGAAAAAGACGACATTgcgatcgacgaggaggagcccgaggaagaggagctGGCGCCGCAAGACTTTATCGAGGAACGCGAAAGCCGCAAGCGCATTACGTACGACCAGTACATGCAGTACGTCAacctcctcgtcctgcgcgtgaacgagatcgagcgcgagacgcagcgcggcgtgacgcgctccgcgctCATCGAATGgttcctcgagcagcacgagcacgAGATCGAGAccgtgcagcagctcaatgaggagcgtgcgctcctcgaccgcgtcATCAACAAGCTCATCAAGGACGGgtacctcgtcgagctcccagaggacgacgaagaggtgATTCAGGGCATGGcgcccgcgcggcggctcaTGGTCCACCCGCAGGTCGACGTGGACAGCTTGTAG
- a CDS encoding uncharacterized protein (SECRETED:SignalP(1-20)), with amino-acid sequence MIFFRSLPLLLAAFVANACAANPLATKDQRDIDELSIALYKTHQFDSLKQDARNQYIKTLKKYHVPITKQVNTDIDLAMDELLFNTIQKSANGDPGNPKLTWTDTAARTHDWFGLNVPGSRYSYDNPDCFYRVVPISDKYSYKLHGRRYNNGTADSSFSLISNPNSQGTVHAIYGKDIQVNDDGTYTITIDSSDSKNPNHLKSDWRVVQLFIRHNVGDWSKETPDELTIEVTKKPNPKDVKPFTNASIIAATKNNLKQSTFFYGFGALDFKTFSLKTNEVKTPQQSQWLGTLTSQAQSFGHYNLSDDEALVVTLTKGKADYFVVPACTVGLITTHPGKQQVSLNNYQSVQNKNGTYTYVYSKEDPGVHNWIDTSGRPQGVTMVRWQGLATSGNSDNGIRVQSQVVKLNQLSHVLPSDTKRVSSSERKRQLQKRLSDYNRLHYQ; translated from the coding sequence ATGATCTTTTTCCGCTCCTTGCCGCTCCTTCTGGCTGCTTTTGTTGCGAACGCTTGTGCAGCGAACCCCCTGGCGACCAAAGATCAACGTGATATTGACGAGCTATCAATCGCGCTCTACAAGACCCACCAGTTTGACTCCCTGAAGCAGGATGCCAGGAACCAGTACATCAAGACCCTGAAGAAGTACCATGTCCCGATCACCAAACAGGTCAACACGGATATCGACCTAGCcatggacgagctgctcttCAACACGATCCAAAAGTCGGCGAACGGCGACCCTGGCAACCCGAAGCTGACGTGGACCGATACGGCGGCTCGTACGCACGATTGGTTCGGCCTCAACGTGCCGGGCAGCCGTTACTCGTACGACAACCCGGACTGTTTCTACCGCGTGGTGCCGATCAGCGACAAGTACAGCTACAAGCTGCATGGCCGCCGCTACAACAACGGTACCGCCGACTCGTCGTTCTCGCTGATTAGCAACCCGAACTCCCAGGGCACGGTCCACGCGATCTACGGCAAGGATATCCAGGTGAACGACGACGGCACCTATACCATCACCATCGACTCGTCCGACTCCAAGAACCCGAACCATCTGAAGAGCGACTGGCGCGTGGTTCAGCTCTTTATTCGCCACAACGTGGGCGACTGGAGCAAAGAGACCCCGGACGAGCTCACGATCGAAGTGACCAAGAAGCCGAACCCGAAGGACGTCAAGCCTTTCACCAACGCCTCCATCATTGCTGCCACCAAGAACAACCTGAAGCAGTCCACCTTCTTTTACGGATTCGGCGCCTTGGACTTTAAGACCTTTAGCCTGAAGACGAACGAGGTCAAGACGCCCCAGCAGTCGCAGTGGCTGGGTACGCTTACCTCGCAGGCCCAGTCCTTTGGCCACTACAACctctcggacgacgaggcgctggtcgtCACCCTGACCAAGGGCAAGGCGGACTACTTTGTGGTCCCGGCGTGCACGGTGGGCTTGATCACCACGCACCCGGGCAAGCAGCAGGTCAGCCTGAACAACTACCAGTCGGTCCAGAACAAGAACGGCACGTACACCTACGTCTACTCGAAGGAGGACCCGGGCGTGCACAATTGGATCGACACCTCGGGCCGCCCGCAGGGTGTGACCATGGTCCGCTGGCAGGGTCTTGCGACCAGCGGCAACAGCGACAATGGAATTCGCGTGCAGTCTCAGGTGGTCAAGCTCAACCAGCTCTCGCACGTCCTTCCTAGTGACACGAAGcgcgtctcgtcgagcgagcgcaagcgtcAGCTCCAAAAGCGGTTGTCGGACTACAACCGCCTGCATTACCAGTAA
- a CDS encoding uncharacterized protein (SECRETED:SignalP(1-19)), whose product MKTVLAYALVALGATSALAAAVARSSDQLTCTEGRAIHALKWHDNDAPRDHGYLSFSNVKDSKGRPIATKLESDGSPAKPVNFTFASCAAPDGKPGWMGYGKGEQSNGRRYGHLQLESDKSKCLTATGLKTKGIHFALDDCHTEDSSIQRYQFFAEATNGITVGFLGSKNGTTGENYHQSLGSSKGHPLQLDYVGDADSDSTVFINWIPVYGEHE is encoded by the coding sequence ATGAAGACTGTTCTCGCTTACGCTCTTGTTGCGCTGGGAGCTACCTCTGCTCTCGCTGCGGCTGtcgcgcgctccagcgACCAGCTCACTTGCACAGAGGGACGTGCCATCCATGCCCTCAAGTGGCACGACAACGACGCCCCTCGTGATCACGGCTACCTCTCCTTTTCCAACGTCAAAGACAGCAAAGGGCGCCCGATTGCGACCAAGCTCGAAAGCGATGGCTCGCCCGCAAAGCCTGTCAACTTCACCTTTGCctcgtgcgctgcgccggacggCAAGCCGGGCTGGATGGGCTACGGCAAAGGCGAGCAGAGCAACGGTCGCCGGTACGGACacctgcagctcgagaGCGACAAATCCAAGTGCCTGACGGCCACCGGCCTGAAGACCAAGGGCATTCACTTTGCTCTGGACGACTGCCACACGGAGGACTCGAGTATCCAGCGCTACCAATTCTTTGCCGAGGCCACCAACGGCATTACGGTCGGCTTCCTGGGCAGCAAGAATGGCACGACGGGCGAAAATTACCACCAGTCCCTGGGCTCGAGCAAGGGCCACCCTCTGCAGCTGGACTATGTCGGTGACGCCGACTCGGACAGCACCGTTTTCATCAACTGGATCCCGGTTTACGGCGAGCACGAATAA
- a CDS encoding uncharacterized protein (SECRETED:SignalP(1-19)) has product MKFIFAYALVTLGASSALAAAVPRSSDQLTCKEGHSIHALKWHESSGDRDHGYLSFSNVKDSQGRPIATKLESDGSPAKPVNFTFTSCAAPDGKPGWMGYGKGESSNGRIYGHLRLESDKSKCLTATGLKTKGIHFALDDCHTEDSSIQRYQFFAEAVNGITVGFLGSKNGTTDQHYRVSLGSSKGNPLQLDYVGDDNSASPIFINWLTPPGEDE; this is encoded by the coding sequence ATGAAGTTTATCTTTGCTTATGCTCTTGTTACTCTGGGAGCTTCTTCTGCTCTTGCTGCTGCTGTCCCGCGCTCCAGCGACCAGCTCACTTGCAAGGAGGGACATTCAATCCACGCACTTAAGTGGCACGAGTCCAGCGGCGATCGTGACCACGGTTACCTTTCCTTCTCCAATGTCAAGGACAGCCAGGGACGCCCGATTGCGACTAAACTGGAGAGCGATGGCTCGCCTGCCAAGCCTGTCAACTTTACCTTTACctcgtgcgctgcgccggacggCAAGCCGGGCTGGATGGGCTACGGCAAGGGCGAGTCGAGCAATGGCCGCATCTACGGACACCTGCGGCTCGAAAGTGACAAGTCCAAGTGTCTGACGGCCACCGGCCTGAAGACCAAGGGCATTCACTTTGCTCTGGACGACTGCCACACAGAGGACTCGAGCATTCAGCGTTACCAATtctttgccgaggccgtcAACGGTATTACGGTTGGCTTCCTGGGTAGCAAGAACGGTACTACAGACCAACACTACCGCGTGTCGCTGGGCTCAAGCAAGGGCAACCCTCTGCAACTGGATtacgtcggcgacgacaaTTCGGCCAGCCCCATCTTTATCAACTGGCTCACGCCTCCGGGTGAGGATGAATAA
- a CDS encoding uncharacterized protein (EggNog:ENOG503Q3SX; SECRETED:SignalP(1-16)) encodes MLVILAALACALPALAAPSGGSPIKPNPHNDYLRSTPVFDAIDSNVHNVESDLWWDNDAEKFYVAHTALTIDHSKTFQTVTLDRVMSVLNGSHSGSAYNAGSAQKFLDAAKGKETSDPDWYSYYANGFGGVRPIQVLVEIKSNDGETSWPHVVDAFEPFRSKGWLTRYENGKIHYGPLIVVGTGGTPFDQIAPRTKRDVFWDCSLNSIASTTNIDGTEYHFNSTVCPMSSASYVDVAPPYVGLTPPSDDQAKKFRKDIVDAHKIKTTTRFYGVVDWPASAKYNDFNMLVKEGSDWLNLDDMSDAAKYTP; translated from the exons ATGCTTGTCATCCTTGCTGCGCTGGCTTGTGCGCTccctgcgctcgcggcccCCTCGGGTGGTTCGCCCATCAAGCCTAACC CCCACAATGACTACCTTCGCTCTACACCTGTGTTTGATGCTATTGACAGCAATGTGCACAACGTCGAGTCGGACCTTTGGTGGGACAATGATGCGGAGAAGTTCTATGTGGCCCACACTGCACTCACCATTGACCACTCCAAGACGTTCCAGACCGTGACCCTGGACCGTGTGATGAGCGTCCTGAATGGCTCGCACAGCGGAAGTGCCTACAATGCAGGTTCGGCGCAAAAGTTCCTTGATGCTGCCAAGGGCAAGGAAACTTCGGACCCCGATTGGTACAGCTACTATGCCAACGGCTTTGGCGGCGTCCGCCCGATCCAAGTGCTGGTTGAGATCAAGTCGAATGACGGTGAGACTTCGTGGCCGCACGTTGTGGACGCCTTTGAACCTTTTCGCAGCAAGGGCTGGCTCACTCGTTACGAGAATGGCAAGATTCACTACGGTCCTTTGATCGTGGTGGGTACGGGCGGCACGCCTTTTGACCAGATTGCACCGCGCAcgaagcgcgacgtgtTTTGGGACTGCAGCCTGAACTCGATCGCCAGCACGACCAACATTGACGGTACGGAGTACCATTTCAACTCGACGGTTTGCCCCATGTCATCTGCCAGCTACGTTGATGTTGCCCCTCCGTATGTGGGCCTCACCCCTCCCTCTGACGACCAAGCTAAGAAGTTCCGCAAGGACATTGTGGATGCGCACAAGATCAAGACCACGACGCGCTTTTACGGCGTGGTCGACTggcccgcctcggccaagTACAATGACTTTAACATGCTCGTGAAGGAAGGTTCTGACTGGCTCAACCTTGACGACATGAGCGATGCTGCCAAGTACACTCCATAG